In Arthrobacter citreus, a single genomic region encodes these proteins:
- a CDS encoding DUF3967 domain-containing protein has protein sequence MSVIFTSKDISKKLKIGKSRVREISKELEKNAYQFTKNQDTRIYNQSDFELFQLIVKDYQKDENLSQAVQSALNNLLNQSLAETIEEVAITSENEITLNNDEQITSNAPQNPLEDNIHNDFDIKNKNEIIEEENENLDEVVVIQNETELISHLQEETLLVENGAERELIEEVIIEETVVEQALMETPLEVQPILIEKKPIEESVSKEVTFEGIPDKQSIEELDQMNEAPILSQQDEVVKEYHFEEMTVEQILEENNKLPDEAIPTNLNESKIVIDQIVSKEKVTTFVPTNTNQIMFEEFMSQITNLAFQNEQILTQNQTLIKQHMEKDQKLEQILISVEEKSEELQELAAVIEEKDEKLEQIFEEIQSKESGRDAQLMRMIRELQETKKMVAASKERDWKNAIKSLFFKPKSVK, from the coding sequence ATGTCAGTAATTTTTACAAGTAAAGACATTTCAAAGAAATTAAAGATCGGTAAGTCTCGCGTTAGAGAAATTAGTAAGGAATTAGAAAAAAATGCATACCAGTTTACAAAAAATCAAGATACTAGGATTTATAATCAAAGTGATTTTGAATTATTTCAACTGATTGTGAAAGATTACCAAAAAGATGAAAATCTATCACAAGCCGTACAATCCGCTTTAAATAACCTATTAAATCAAAGCCTTGCTGAAACGATTGAAGAAGTTGCCATTACTAGTGAAAATGAAATAACTTTAAATAATGATGAACAAATTACATCAAATGCCCCGCAAAATCCTCTAGAAGATAACATACATAATGATTTTGACATAAAAAATAAAAATGAAATAATTGAAGAAGAAAATGAAAATTTAGATGAAGTAGTTGTAATTCAAAATGAAACCGAATTAATTAGTCATTTACAAGAAGAAACTTTATTAGTAGAAAATGGTGCAGAACGTGAATTAATCGAAGAAGTAATTATAGAAGAAACTGTAGTCGAACAGGCACTAATGGAAACGCCATTAGAAGTGCAACCCATTTTAATTGAAAAAAAACCGATTGAAGAATCCGTATCCAAGGAAGTAACATTTGAAGGAATACCCGACAAACAATCAATAGAAGAATTAGATCAAATGAACGAAGCTCCTATATTATCGCAACAGGATGAAGTAGTCAAAGAATATCACTTTGAGGAAATGACTGTTGAACAAATACTTGAAGAAAATAATAAACTTCCTGATGAAGCTATTCCTACAAATTTAAACGAATCAAAAATAGTAATTGATCAAATTGTGTCAAAAGAAAAAGTTACGACCTTTGTTCCGACAAATACTAATCAAATTATGTTTGAAGAATTCATGTCACAAATTACGAATCTAGCGTTTCAGAATGAACAAATACTAACTCAGAATCAAACTCTAATAAAACAGCACATGGAAAAAGATCAAAAATTAGAACAAATATTAATTTCAGTTGAAGAAAAAAGTGAAGAGCTCCAAGAGCTTGCTGCTGTTATTGAAGAAAAAGACGAAAAATTAGAACAAATATTTGAAGAAATTCAATCGAAAGAATCCGGTCGGGACGCTCAATTAATGAGAATGATTAGAGAGTTGCAGGAAACGAAGAAAATGGTTGCTGCTTCAAAAGAAAGAGATTGGAAAAATGCAATAAAATCACTCTTTTTTAAACCAAAATCAGTAAAATAA